In the Penaeus chinensis breed Huanghai No. 1 chromosome 31, ASM1920278v2, whole genome shotgun sequence genome, one interval contains:
- the LOC125041729 gene encoding uncharacterized protein LOC125041729 → MWRGVGVGGGGGGGGSGRATHPPPVRGRSSNRPHVASMSLPNQHTPAHSASPQAARHTHSSPDARRPNNAANCLPLSEDARLVHDRRRPWVSPSLKGTRDALVRQRHRAASRRPRHSASGSLLPRGRRQCPPLSATLPPPRHSPWTRQTTPVEARRIPSMRLEVRPGESSERRALGDPAPA, encoded by the exons ATGTGgcgtggtgttggtgttggtggcggtggcggtggaggAGGCTCGGGCCGCGCCACGCATCCCCCTCCAGTTCGCGGCAGGTCGTCGAACCGTCCACACGTCGCCTCGATGTCTCTACCCAACCAACACACTCCCGCCCACTCGGCCAGCCCGCAGGCCGCCC GCCACACACACTCCTCGCCCGACGCAAGGAGGCCCAACAACGCCGCTAACTGTTTACCTCTCAGCGAGGACGCCCGCCTCGTGCATGACCGCCGTCGGCCGTGGGTCTCGCCCTCCTTGAAAGGAACCCGAGACGCCCTCGTCCGCCAGCGCCACAGGGCCGCCTCGCGACGTCCCCGCCACAGCGCCAGCGGCAGTCTCCTCCCACGAGGTCGTCGCCAGTGCCCGCCACTCTCTgccaccctccccccgccccgccaCTCGCCTTGGACGCGCCAGACTACCCCCGTCGAGGCTCGCAGGATACCCTCGATGCGGCTCGAGGTCCGCCCAGGTGAGAGCTCCGAGCGCCGTGCCCTGGGAGACCCTGCCCCGGCCTAA